In Roseofilum capinflatum BLCC-M114, the DNA window TATTGCTGTTGATGCTGAACTGAATGCAAAAGAAAAAGAATCTTCAGAACCAATTCGGATTTGGGCTAAAGTGCAAAGAATTGAAAGAATGAATCCCCTTTTTCCTCAAGAAGCAGGACATGAATTAGCTTATACTCAAACAAATCCTTTTGATACAGTCATGTCCTTAAGTCGTGACATGGTAACAGCAATTTGTAAAATTTTAGGGTATGAATTTACGGAAGATATCAGCAGTGGCAAATTAAAAAAATTGCGTTATCCACCCAAACCTGCTACTAATGCTTATCGTCCAGACTCAAAAGATATTGCACGAATTGTGGTTGGTGAACTTAAAGAAAATTCTAAAAATGATATATCAGATCGTGCTTTGGATATTGCTACTCTTTCTAATCGGGATATCAATGTAAAAGTTGATGGTCATGCCATTGTCAGCCGTCATTTAGCAATTTTAGCTATGACTGGTGCTGGAAAAAGTTGGACATCAAGAAGAATCATTGAGCAGTTAGCAATAAAAAACTATCCTATTGTCATCTTCGATCCTCATGGAGACTATACAGGCTTAAGTGATATTCCAGAAATTCAAAATAAAGTTAAGCGTTATTATGCTCAATTTCCAGTGTTTGAGCAAGAGAGTGATACTATAGCATCAATTGTTAGTTCTCTTGGTTATGAATTAACTGATGCAATGAAAAGTCGTTTCGATGATGTTTTTAAAGCTGCTAGTTGCTTTATTGTAGATGACCCAAATGAAATGCAAGAAAGAACTAATTGGCTATCGGATAAAATCAATAAACCCGATCTAAAGAAATATGGAATTAAGCCTGACTTATGGCTTATTGCTAACTTAGCAGAAGCTGGAGAATCTGTATTACAAAATGACTCCAAAAAAGTAAAAACTGATAATGAAGATCAGAAAAAGTTAGAAGAATGGGGATGGAGCAGATTGAGCCAGTATAGCGGTACAGACAAAAGAACCCTAGAAGGAATTAAGAAACGTACTTACACAGCAGCAAAGGAATTACAGGGTATGGAACAAAGAAATAAAAAATATGCAGCTTATGGAAATCCCTTACCCAAGGATAGAACAGAGCTAGTAAATTATGGACAAATTAGTATTATTTCTCTAACAGGGTATACTGATGAATTCCGGGCAACAATATATAGTATTATTGCTAACGATATCTTTGAATCAAAAGTCAAAAATGATTTAACCTATCCTGTCTTATTGC includes these proteins:
- a CDS encoding ATP-binding protein — protein: MTSNNNYVGTLVGESTSSEFRLAVTPETIQEQDIIAVDAELNAKEKESSEPIRIWAKVQRIERMNPLFPQEAGHELAYTQTNPFDTVMSLSRDMVTAICKILGYEFTEDISSGKLKKLRYPPKPATNAYRPDSKDIARIVVGELKENSKNDISDRALDIATLSNRDINVKVDGHAIVSRHLAILAMTGAGKSWTSRRIIEQLAIKNYPIVIFDPHGDYTGLSDIPEIQNKVKRYYAQFPVFEQESDTIASIVSSLGYELTDAMKSRFDDVFKAASCFIVDDPNEMQERTNWLSDKINKPDLKKYGIKPDLWLIANLAEAGESVLQNDSKKVKTDNEDQKKLEEWGWSRLSQYSGTDKRTLEGIKKRTYTAAKELQGMEQRNKKYAAYGNPLPKDRTELVNYGQISIISLTGYTDEFRATIYSIIANDIFESKVKNDLTYPVLLLLEEAHNFAPGKPNTIAEQKAITVTKKIAQEGRKFGVGLMLVSQRPSRLDETTLAMCNSYIVMRMLNPADQSFIRKVIENLGEEETKMLPDLEVGEAILSGQFTSFPILVKMKPPESQGEREEKNAFDTLEEEHRKVVAPNNRKPSKSKR